The Oculatellaceae cyanobacterium genomic sequence ACACTAAGGGTAGATATATTAACTTCCGTACTAACCAAACAAGAAGGGCAATTTAGTAGCAAATATTCAGAAGTAAACAAGTATCTTCTACACCTAGTAGCAAGTGCTATCCCAAGTTTGGTGAAACTTAAAGGTTTTTTCTCCTCAAGATTTAAGTTATAACTTCACAGTAGCACTTTGTATTCTAGAAAACTTATCTGTTTGATTTCTCTTTAAAATCCTTCGTATCCCTTAACATTTCTTTATTATTATCGGTTTATAGGATCTTCACATTAAAAAAAGATCAAAGGAAAATCTCTCCCTCCCCTTGATAAGGGGAGGGGGTTGGGGGGTGGGGTAAGTTTAATTAGCCTTAAAAGCCGTTTCTCATATAAAAAAATGGAGGTCGAACAACGACCCCCATCTGAGAAGCAAAAACTATCAGTTGCTAGATAGCAGGCACAAATTGCTCTTTTTCAGGTACATGAGTGTACTCAGCAACAATTTGGCGGAACTCATCACCATCAATTGTTTCCTTCTCAATTAACAGATCCACCAGGCGATCAATCACGGAACGATTTTCCCGAATCAAACGTAAAGCTTCGTCATAGCAATGCTCTACAATTGAGCGGACTTGAGCATCAATCTGAGCCGCAATTTCCTCAGAATATTCAGAACGAGTCATCCAGTCGCGACCTAAAAATACTTCGCCCGCCTGACTTTCTAAAGAAACTGGCCCTAAAGTTGACATTCCATAGCGAGTTACCATCTGCCGTGCTAAGGAAGTTACTTGTTGCAAGTCACCACCAGCACCCGTAGTTACTTCTGCGTCTCCGAAGATCACTTGTTCGGCAGCACGTCCGCCTAAAGCGGCGCTAATCCGTGCTAATAACTGCCCTCTAGAGATTAATCCTTGCTCCTCTGAGGGAGTAAACCAAGTTAAACCTTGGGCTTGTCCGCGAGGAATTAAGGTAACTTTCTGCACTGGATCGTGATGTTTGAGCAGAGTACCAATAATTCCATGACCGATTTCATGGTAAGCAATTAAACGCTTGCTCTTGCTATCTACCAAAGGAGTGCCTTCCATACCAGCAACAACACGGTCAACCGCGTCGTTGATTTCTAACATGGTAATCGCCTCTTTGCGCCGTCTGGCTGTTAGAATAGCCGCTTCGTTGAGTAGGTTAGCAAGATCTGCACCACTAAAACCAGGAGTGCGACGTGCGATCGCTTCTAAGGAAATTTCTGGTGCTAGTTTCTTATTACGAGCGTGGACATCCAGAATTTGCAAGCGTCCTTTGACATCAGGGGTGTCAACACTCACTTGTCTGTCAAATCTACCCGGACGTAACAGTGCTGAATCTAAGACATCGGGGCGGTTGGTAGCAGCAATGATAATAATCCCTGTATTGCCTTCAAACCCGTCCATTTCTGTAAGTAACTGGTTGAGAGTTTGTTCACGCTCATCGTTACCGCCACCTATACCAGCGCCACGTTGCCGACCTACTGCGTCGATTTCATCAATGAATACTAAGCAGGGTGCGTTTTCTTTGGCTTTTTTGAATAAATCTCGCACACGGGAAGCGCCCACACCTACGAACATTTCCACAAATTCCGAACCGGAGATGCTGAAGAAGGGTACACCTGCTTCTCCTGCGATCGCTTTAGCCAGTAATGTTTTACCCGTACCTGGAGGCCCTACTAACAGCACACCTTTAGGAATTTTTGCTCCTACTGCGGTAAAGCGTTCTGGCTGTTTGAGGAAAGTAACAACTTCTTGGAGTTCTTCTTTAGCTTCTTCGATTCCTGCTACGTCATCGAATAACACACCTGTTTTAGCTTCCATCTGAAAACGGGCTTTTGATTTCCCGAAGTTCATTGCTTGACCAGGGCCACCAGGTAGATTGTTAGAACGGCGGAACAGAAAAAATAATCCAGCAATCAACAAAACTGGAAATATTAAATTACCCAGTAACCCCCAGATAGCGCCTTCATTACGAATTGGGTGAGTATCGAAGCTAATATTTGCTTTTCTTAGCTGGGAAATCAGTTCAGGCGCGTTTCCAGGTAGATCTACACGCAAACGCTGAACTCTGTTGTCTAGATCTGGATCGATCGCCTCAATAATTGCCGTCCGACCACCATCATACAGATCAACACTTGTTACTCGTTTAGCATCTAAATACTCTAAAAAGCGACCATAAGTCATCCGAGTACTGGCAGTGTTCTTAGTCATCTCCCCTGTCGCCGGAGCAAACGCCCCTTGCCAGAAAAAGAACCCAATTACCACTGCTGGTAATGTCCAAAGTAATAATACTCTCCAAGAAAACTTCATTCAGGCTTGCCTCTATTTGACGGTTATATATAGCAGTCAGCTATTAGCTCTCAGCTTTAATCATGCGCCTTTGTAGCCAAGGGTTTCAGCCATTTAAAATGTCCTAACCTATCTTGCTACAGCTATAACGCTGATTTTGCCCAAAGTTGGGGCATTTATTTAACACAGATGATTCCAAAAGTCAAATAATTTTAAAATTGACTTTGACTGGCGAATTTTATTTTAGTTGTGGCAAAGCATATAAACCCTTAAAGAGTCGCTTGCACACTTACTTAATCAAATTTAA encodes the following:
- the ftsH2 gene encoding ATP-dependent zinc metalloprotease FtsH2; translated protein: MKFSWRVLLLWTLPAVVIGFFFWQGAFAPATGEMTKNTASTRMTYGRFLEYLDAKRVTSVDLYDGGRTAIIEAIDPDLDNRVQRLRVDLPGNAPELISQLRKANISFDTHPIRNEGAIWGLLGNLIFPVLLIAGLFFLFRRSNNLPGGPGQAMNFGKSKARFQMEAKTGVLFDDVAGIEEAKEELQEVVTFLKQPERFTAVGAKIPKGVLLVGPPGTGKTLLAKAIAGEAGVPFFSISGSEFVEMFVGVGASRVRDLFKKAKENAPCLVFIDEIDAVGRQRGAGIGGGNDEREQTLNQLLTEMDGFEGNTGIIIIAATNRPDVLDSALLRPGRFDRQVSVDTPDVKGRLQILDVHARNKKLAPEISLEAIARRTPGFSGADLANLLNEAAILTARRRKEAITMLEINDAVDRVVAGMEGTPLVDSKSKRLIAYHEIGHGIIGTLLKHHDPVQKVTLIPRGQAQGLTWFTPSEEQGLISRGQLLARISAALGGRAAEQVIFGDAEVTTGAGGDLQQVTSLARQMVTRYGMSTLGPVSLESQAGEVFLGRDWMTRSEYSEEIAAQIDAQVRSIVEHCYDEALRLIRENRSVIDRLVDLLIEKETIDGDEFRQIVAEYTHVPEKEQFVPAI